ATGGGAAGATTTGTATCTTGTTCAATGCAGAAGAACCTCAAAACGCTTTCCTTACTGTTTTTCAGTTTGCTACTTATCCAGTGATGTTAAAAGGTTCATGGAAGATTTTGTATCTTTGTTCCAAACAAAATCTCAGATCGCTTTGATTGTTTTTCAGTTTGTCCAATAATGTTCTGCtttcttttgaaattaatattctCAACAACTGTGTCTGAGTTGCTGCAACACACCTCCCTCCCTTAAAGACGTATATTCTTTTCACCTTGAATTATGTGGAACCTTCTTCAGCTTGCCTCCATCCAACCAGGAACTAGGGTTAGCTTATCTTCCTGAATTTTGGCAAGATTCTTCCTGTGTGTAATTAATTAGTAACAACAACGATTCTTGGAAAGCTCACAATGTACATTGGAAACCAGTTATAGTTACATCATAAACAAGTTTTGATCCATCAAACAAGTCCCCAGTTTTCTTTTATACATTGTTCATAAGCCTGATAGAATTCTTCCAGGCGACTTCAGATTTCAGACACACAACTTCTGATCTCAGTAGTGTCTCGGCCATAAGCTAGAGATTGCGCGGTGATTCGAAGGGACAGGGAAATGTGGAAACCAATCTCTCTCCCAACCATGAAATTGATCGGTTTCTGGTTCAAGGTGTCCCCCTGGTGGTGGATAAACAAAGAATCCAACGTTCTGATCCTGCATCGGTGGCGGTGGTGCTGGTAATCCCCCCCTTCTTGACACAGAGATGAGAGGCGATGCGAGAGTAGGACCATTGGCATGATGTTGCCTCGGATGATTAAAAACATGATGATGTTGTGTGTGAAGGTGTTCGCGCATTTGGTTGCTACTTCCTTGGTGACTGTTAATTGCTGGTGAGGGTGAGGTTCTTTGATTAGACCTACATTGcccaaaatcaaccaaaaacaaaatattgaaaacCACTCTGCGAAAAGGTTTGAGAGCAATATGGAGTTCAAAATAACTGACCGGTGACTAAAAAGAAATGGGTGTGGGTAAGATATGCCACGTGCTGCTGAAGAGTCATTTTCACCATCAACGACATGAGCACCGGGTAGAGAAAACGATggggaatgatgatgatgatgatactggGGAGCAACAGCAAGCTGGTGAAAGTGATCGTTAGGGTGGCTGATCCAGGAGGGATGATCatcagtgttgttgttgttctcgcTAGTTCTCGGTCCCGGTCCAACGTAAGCAAGATAGGAATGATTGACAGCAGCGGCGTGGTGTCCATGGAAATCATTATGATCTAAGGAAAGAGAAATGCTTTCTGATATTATCAACAGTTTCCTAGACATAATGAAAAGGATCATATAGAGAGATCAATCGGCGTCTGACTGACTTACATGTTGTAGTGGTAGCAGGTTCCAGTTCCCTGAAACACACagcaaaaaaaatgtcaaatgaaGCTAACATTATATTTGCCTTAACATAGCAAACAGAggtaacataaaaaaatatcatgggAAGGTGTAGGCTTACTCGAAAGAACCTGCTTGAGCGAGTTCACCAAACGGGCACCAATGGACCCGATATTGCTGCAGACACACAACTTTAGGGTAAACAATCTCACATAGTCGAGAGAATCAACAATGGATTGTATGATATAAAGCACAGTTGTCATGTACACGAAAAGAAAACACAACTGCAGCAGAGCAGAAAGGAGTGAGCATTATAATACCATTTCGGGATAAGTTAAACCATACAAGTCTTCTTCGGGGATCCAATCTTCAAAGGAAAAGTCAGGAAGCGGGCGAGTAGAGCCATTAGCATACAACCATTGACCCTTTTCGACATTACGACAGTTAGGGCATTGCATGGCTCCTTTCATGTTAAAAGCCGATCCAATGCAATCTTCAAAAAGAAAGTAGCAAGCAAAAATTCAGCAGCACACAAAATTACATCTCTAAGAAGAGATGAAAGTAGTAAACACAATTGTCAGAACTCGATATGGACATCATATTACCGGATCATCAACAAATCAGAGCAAGGGGAGAGAGCCTTTTTAAATACTTTTGGAATCCCTTTGTATATAGATGTTGTGTCTCATATTCAATAGGTTATCTATCGTCAAAATCAAGCATTTTAGAGAGAATTGAACAAAAGATCCTAACAAGAATAGCTAAGCAACCATGGATTCATCAGATCATTAGGCATGAGAGGTGGAGGAGGGGAAAAGTAAATACCCAAATGGAAAAGGTGACCACATTGGAGTTTAGCCTTGGATCTGGTACCATCGTCGAGCACCAATTCGAGGCAAATCGAGCATGAGACTTCGACAGGAGTTGGAGAACCATCCTCATCGTTCCCGCGTTTTCCAGGGCCACATCCACCCTCCGATTGGTCACCAATTCTGCGATCATCACCGCAACCCAAATCTGTAGCTCCGGCCATAGCTCCACCAGTAACCCAAATCCTCCCCCACCACGAAAATCTCGTtctcaagagaaaaaaaaaaaaaaNagaaaaaaaaaaaaaaaaaaatgtcaaacaaaaatcaattgaTAAAtcattctccttctctcttGCTCATCGTCGTCGAGGTCAAAAGAGAGTGTCCCGTTTTTGCCGAGAGGGATAAACTCGAAGTAGCACATGTTAGGCAAGAGAGTGAAAACAACGTCGGATGGTTTGGAGAGTGGTTCCACGTTGACTCCAAAGTAAGTCTCAGAGGAAGCATACATTGGACAAACCAATGGAATCTTGCCTTGGCTAAACAACTCAAGTGCTGGTATGTATTGAGACATGGAGCCCGTCACTACTGCTTCGATGAACTTTGCTTTAGGCCAGAGCTGACACAGAATCCCTTTCCACGACGAGCCTCTACAGATCTCTTCGATCTCGCTAGCTAACTCTGGATTCGGCGACGTTAAAAGACTAGACATTGCGGTTTGGCACCCTGGATCGGTGATCATGGGATTCAGACGACCACTGCGGATGTCTTCACAGAGCTCACTCCATTTCTGCTCAAGATAAGAGATTGCACGGAGAAACGCTGAAGCAAAGACAGCTCCCAAACGCATCACTTTGTGGCGCTGAATCAGAGCGGCTAGTAGCTGACAGTACATGCTTTGGTTGCTGNNNNNNNNNNNNNNNNNNNNNNNNNNNNNNNNNNNNNNNNNNNNNNNNNNNNNNNNNNNNNNNNNNNNNNNNNNNNNNNNNNNNNNNNNNNNNNNNNNNNNNNNNNNNNNNNNNNNNNNNNNNNNNNNNNNNNNNNNNNNNNNNNNNNNNNNNNNNNNNNNNNNNNNNNNNNNNNNNNNNNNNNNNNNNNNNNNNNNNNNNNNNNNNNNNNNNNNNNNNNNNNNNNNNNNNNNNNNNNNNNNNNNNNNNNNNNNNNNNNNNNNNNNNNNNNNNNNNNNNNNNNNNNNNNNNNNNNNNNNNNNNNNNNNNNNNNNNNNNNNNNNNNNNNNNNNNNNNNNNNNNNNNNNNNNNNNNNNNNNNNNNNNNNNNNNNNNNNNNNNNNNNNNNNNNNNNNNNNNNNNNNNNNNNNNNNNNNNNNNNNNNNNNNNNNNNNNNNNNNNNNNNNNNNNNNNNNNNNNNNNNNNNNNNNNNNNNNNNNNNNNNNNNNNNNNNNNNNNNNNNNNNNNNNNNNNNNNNNNNNNNNNNNNNNNNNNNNNNNNNNNNNNNNNNNNNNNNNNNNNNNNNNNNNNNNNNNNNNNNNNNNNNNNNNNNNNNNNNNNNNNNNNNNNNNNNNNNNNNNNNNNNNNNNNNNNNNNNNNNNNNNNNNNNNNNNNNNNNNNNNNGACGAGCCTCTACAGATCTCTTCGATCTCGCTAGCTAACTCTGGATTCGGCGACGTTAAAAGACTAGACATTGCGGTTTGGCACCCTGGATCGGTGATCATGGGATTCAGACGACCACTGCGGATGTCTTCACAGAGCTCACTCCATTTCTGCTCAAGATAAGAGATTGCACGGAGAAACGCTGAAGCAAAGACAGCTCCCAAACGCATCACTTTGTGGCGCTGAATCAGAGCGGCTAGTAGCTGACAGTACATGCTTTGGTTGCTGTCTTCACAAAGGATGGTTTGGATCGGACTGGTTAAGTCGTTGAATGGATCATAAGGTCTACATTGGAAATGCTTGCTCTTGTAGTAACTAGTGAGGACAGCTCTGATTGGTATACCACAAGGAGTTGATGTTTCCGCCTTTACAAAATTAAGGTACATTGCTTTTCCTTTGTCAAGTCCAGGTATGtacctgttaaaaaaaaaaaagttaaaatcagagtaagaagaagatggtTAAAAAGGACTGGACTTACCTTGATCAAGTTCAATAACTAAAAAAGTTACTAAAAgaataaagacaaaaagaaagctATAAACATGGATTCCACACAGTAAGAAGGCAACAGAGCACAGTGAAAAGTCTAATACATATAAGTTAGCATATCTAGATGGAGAGAGAAGTTTTCGCAAAAAAGCACAAATTCTACACCAAGGTCAAATCAAGGAAAAGCTAAGAACCCAGTTAAAGAGCATAAATAAAGGTTATACTAATTAAACTACGAGATTTaaatgcttcttctcttttttaagATTCCCGGAAAACAACTTTTGTTCCTTCTGAGATGAGGGAGAGCTGTCTAATTCTTTGCCTTTCGATTCCTTAACACAAATTGTTACATCACTCCCTTCTACAATCAGACATCTCGAACCCTATCGTAATCCcaaaaaacctcaaaaattctttaaaatgtaaagCAAAGATTGGAGCAATCGACTCACCAGTCACCACCATTGTTAGCTCACCACCATTGTTAGCTATTGGAAACAGGGTCCGCCAAGGAGAAGAAGGTTGAGATGGGAACGACAAGAATATCACGCGCGGCttgtagtgtttttttttttaagacatttCGTACTGAAAAGACATGTTTTAATAGACCAAGATTTGCAGAACTGTATATATAAGTTAAAACTGTAAATATTTCAGCTTATCTCGAAGtcttaaaaacaaagaaagcgaGAGAGCATAGATCAAAAGGTTCACATATGCTTTTTGTGTCTTTGGgagtttttgtcttctttgactTGGTAAGGATTGTCTGAAGGAGCAAACCAGAGACCCATTAGGGTGGTTAAGTGTAGACACATTAGCAAACCCGAGGAGGCTGGTGTTGATGGATACACGTTCCAACAGAGCTCTATACTAACGAACAAGACCAACCTTTTTCAGTcaaaagataaacaagaagacTGGTGTTAGGGTTTCGTATTTTTCTCACTGTCGCTTCGCTACAGGTAAATAATGCGGGAAGAAAATTACCGTAGCCAAGTGGGAAATAGTGTTCTCCATAGCAGGTAAGGCAGCGAATAGAAGTACCTGTTACGATATCATATGAGTATTTTTCGTTTGAGGCAAAGAATGTacggcaaaaaaaaacaacagtcAGATTAGTTTTGTTACCATGAGTAGAACTGGTAGTGCAGAGAGCGAGCACATACAATTCCAATGAAATTCCCAACAAACATGGCCGTGACAATATCTGCGAATCAAGTAGAATTCGAATAAGTATAGACATAGAATAATTTATGCTGTAAGGACTGTAAAAGCTTACGTTCTTTCGTAGGAATCCCTGAGGCTGAGGCATCACTGAACGAGAGTGAAGACGGAAGCGTCAAGAAAAAATGCCTAGAACGCATGAAGCCTATAATCCCGCCTTCATGCCTACGAAAAATCAACATATTCGCTATAATGAATACTACACACACAATATCGACTCAGGTCTGTGGTAGTACAAAATAACGCTGCTTTGTGAGAAATGATTATGTGTACTTACTTGCACCATTTATAATTCGCAAACGCAGCAAGAAGACAAAGGTGAACAATGAGCAAGCATACTGCAAACTCTTTGGACACAAAAAGTCGTTCTGCTACAAATTTGAAGTTAACAGACCTGTTGAGAGCTCAAACTAGAATTAGAGCTAAGAAGATGCATTCAGATTCCATCAGCATGTTTATTAGATTCAGTGGGAGAGGAGAAGGGAATACCAGAAGTGAATAAAAACACGCCCAAGATCAAAAGCGTTTGTTATGTATGAAACCGGATATGTGATCAGAAAGGGCAATCCCACGAGTATCTGTATAACCAACCATTCATTGAGCAGTTGAATGGGTAGTCCTTgcataatcaaaatttaaattcgCTGATACTGCAACTCACCTATTTACATTGGAGAGACAATTAACAAGTTTCCAGCTTTCCATGGAGAACCAATACTATGCAGGAAAATTGGTGAACAATGGGACTTTTTAAGAGAAAAAGTGAAAACCTGAACAAGAGCTGCACCAGCTAAAGCGGACACCACTCCAACTATATTCATGGCCTGTGAATAGTAAAAAACTTCACATATGAAGAATCAATGATAGAAGAATAATAAAGCAATCCATAAGCTAATTTTCTTACTCGGACATATATACCTTTAGTAGCAGAAGTAACAACGGTGGGGCATACAAAAGTACATTCATCTTTACTGAAACAGCTCCACTGTATCAAAAGAAAAGGTAAGCAGACATAGTCAATTTCAAGGatagagaagaaataaaagatgTTGATAGCAAAAGTAGCAATCTTCTTACCTGAAAACAACCATCCCGAGGTGCCATTTACGATAGAGAAAGAGAGCCACAGACGCATGTAGGAGAGTCATGGCAAAACAATCATTAAAGAGACGGAGAACAAAGATTGAATGTATTCTCTTGGATAAACATAGTAGACTTAGCGCCCACCATGGCACCTGAAATAGGTACAAGGAGGAAGAAGTCTACTCAATACTCTTgcatgagaagaagagaaaagaaataagGCTTCATAAGATACCACATCAGTCTTGACATAGATGAAGAGGACGATAGCCAGATTGACAATGTAGAGAACACCAAAAAGTATCTGCAACATGTAAGAGAGTAAAGTGAGATAAGTGGCTCAAGAGAGAAGACAATACCAAGTACCTGAGCTGGGTAGACTTGTCCTCCAGTTAAGCTCTGCACTGCAGAGTAAACATAGAGGAAACCGGCCGGGTAAACCAATGGCCCTGTATCACCTTTCAGGTTCCCATAGTCTCTCTCTCCCCCGAGAAACCCACTAACCTGCCCCAATTtgaccccccaaaaaaaaaagaaaaaaaaaaaacaatactttcAGTAAAAGACGACACTTTGACCATTGACTCAGAGATCTGAAGACGAACCTGTGACATGTAAGCATCCCAATCGATCTTCGTGTctgtaataaacaaaaagggaCGAATTCATATTAGTACCATGATGCCCAATGCGCATTTAGAGAGACACGGAATATATAATGTGAGGAATTAAAGATCTCACATGGAACATAGGCGATGATAAGTGCGACGAGGATTGCATCAGAGAGAATTAGCGCGAATACGAATGGAATTGTAGGACTTTTGAAGAGATCGGATCGAACCGTATCCTTCCCGTGCCGACCGCTACGAGAGGCTCTCAAACTCGCCGGTGATGAGGCTCCCGCCatggaaaacagagcaaatcgCACCAATGTCTACCCAACCCCGCGTAACAGACAACTACTTCCTTTCCATATACGACTCCCCTCTTTTCTTTAATTAGCCCAAATCGAAAGTACTTATTGGGCTTATTAACTTAGTCGGTGTAAAGCCCgataaagactttttttttcataacgagaaaataaaatatgaaagcgataaatataaaagaatagAGAAGTAACAATGTGTTATGCAATTGCAATTCATCAGACATGGAGCTTATATGTACTAAGCACGTGTCCACACTTTTTCATAAACTCGTATTCGTATAATCgcaaaagaataaaacaattaattggCGTTCCACGTCTATACATTTGTATCAACTACTCGGCTTGTTTTGTCCCCACGTGTCTATCTCCATGCTTCTTTGGCTATTCTTTAAAAGGGAAACGACCACCTCCTGATTATTCTCTTATTGACTAAGCTTCTTCCCTCTCATTAACTTTCTGAAATCTCAATCTCACTTAAATcaaatcttgtttcttttggttctgtttctgtGTGGACGTTCTCTAATGGATTCTCAGGACATCAGGTACCGTGGCGGAGACGACAGAGACGCCGCAACGACGGCTATGGCCGAGACGGAAAGGAAACACGCTGACGACAACAAAGGGAAGCTCGATCAAAAGAGGGCCATGGCCAAACGCGGTCTCAAGTCTCTCACCGTAGCGATTGCGGCTCCTGTCCTCGTGACGCTCTTCGCCACGTTTTCCCTCGGCACAAGCGACGGCTATGGGAACCGTGCTCGGTCCTCGTCTTGGATCCCACCTCTATGGCTCCTACACACCACGTGTCTCGCGTCGAGCGGTCTCATGGGACTGGCTGCGTGGCTCGTATGGGTCGACGGTGGTTTCCACAAGAAGCCTAATGCTTTGTATCTTTACTTGGCTCAGTTTTTGCTTTGTTTGCTTTGGGATCCGGTTACGTTTCGGCTCGGGTCGGGAATCGCAGGGCTTCCGGTGTGGTTGGGTCAATCTGCGGCGTTATTCGGATGTTACAGGGCGTTTAGTGAGATAAGCCCGGTCGCTGGTAATCTGGTCAAGCCGTGTTTGGCTTGGGCAGCGTTTGTAGCCGCTGTTAATGTAAAGCTTGCAATCGCGTAAACGTCACCATGTTTGTTTGTAGAGAGAGAGTCATGTAAGCGTGTTTTTATGagtgttgtgttttttttcttgtgtgatatataatacataaaagatGTCTTGCGATCCAATGTTCTGCTCATTGTGGAGTAACAGACATGAACTTGATAtactaaaagaaataaatactatattagtTCATTCCTCTTTTGTTGTAGAGCCCATACAGACAAACTAAACGACAAAAGCACCTACTGTATCTAAATTATTTATCATGTTTATATGTTTGTTACTCCGCAATGATTGTTAATGGGCCGTTAACAATGTGTACCTTCTTTCCAAAACAATTTTGGTAACACAAATATTAGGCCCAATAAATTCTAAAGACGTGATGATGTGATTGTGACCGGGATATAAAGTAGAAGcgattatataataaaaaaaataaaaaatgtagaTGATAGATAGCGAACGAGAGGTGCTTCGGCTTTTGATTTTAGTATTACCCTCGAGCCTCGTGCCAACGGAATGGCCGTGCCTATCGTGCAACAGTCTCCGACCCATGCCCCTACACGTGTCGTAAACGGTCCATTAGAAATATGACATCTGTCAATATGACAGCTGTTCTAGCGGTCACTCGTCTGTCTCACAACCCAATCCCCTTTGCTTTTCAACAAAACTCACGTGGGCTTTTTTACCAGTTTCAAAAGACAGTAGTAGTCTTTTTAAAGACAGAGAGAGGCTCTTCTGTAACGGCTCCACGTTTCGACTACAATGGCGGAAGATGAAATCGTAGTCGAAGAAGAGCAATCACCGGAGGAGGTAGTAGCTCCACCATCTGATTTGCCTTCGTCTTCACCGTCGTTTGTGGTGGAAGAAGACGATGACATGAAGCTCAAGCACTTGGAATTCATCCAAGTCGCGGCGGTCTACTTCGCACTCTGTTTCTCGACGCTCTACGAGTTCGCTAAAGACAACGCTGGTCCCCTCAAACTCGGTGTAGAGAACATCGAAGCTTCCGTCCAGACCGTGCTCTCGCCATTATACGACAAATTCCACGACGTTCCCTTCAAGCTTCTCCTCTTCGTCGATCGTAAGGTAAATTATTAGATCAATGAGATTCTTCCATTCTCGCCCTTTCCTAGGGTTTCAACTGATGATAAGTACGTGAGTTTGCTTGCTTGAATTTTCAGGTGGATGATGTGTTCTTCGATGTTGAGCCATACGTTCCTTCCTTGGTGAAGCAAGCTTCAAGCCAAGCGCTCACGGTAGCCACGGAGGTGCAACGCGCAGGCGTCGTGGACACAACCAAGAACATCGCGAGGAGCGTCCGGGAGAAGTACGAGCCAGTGGCGGAACATTACGCAGTGACGCTGTGGCGCTTGCTGAATCAAGTGCCGTTGTTCCCGGAAATTGCTCAGCTAGTGATCCCCACGGCGTTTTACTGGTCAGAGAAGTACAACGATGCTGTTCGTTACGCCGGCGACAGAGACTACTACGTCGCAGAGTATCTGCCGATGATTCCTATTGAGAAGATCTCTGATATCATGGAACAAGATCAGTGTCGAGCTGACTACTTGTACTAGTGAAGCCAaagattccttcttctttttaaacatTTACATGTACTCTTGTGTTTCTCTTTCCTTTCTGCAATTTTTGCTATTTCAAGATGCAATCTTTTCTTTGATATTTCATTAAAACAATTTGCCTTTTAAAAGGAACTGTCTTCTCCACTGTTATACAGACACAAGACGCAGTAAACAGTTGTCGTTTTTTTTAGTAAGGAGAGTGTCTGTTTTTCTTGCGGTTTTTTGGAGGCTTAACGACCAATTCACTTGAAGTCCAAGACCGGTTAATCTCGGTAGAATTCTCGTCGGACTTCCAGCAACATAGCCGCCCATCTTCACCGCCTGTCCATCCAAATAACCCTGCAGCTCCTCCATACTCACATGGCATCCGCAGAACGCTCCTTACTACATCTATGTGACCTCCACCAAGGATGGCTTCAGCAGAACCGACTGATCCAGACCCTTTACAATTAACCGGGAAATAACCAATGGTTCCTGCGCAGGTTCCACCGATCATCCACAAGTCATCACCCCCTGGACAATGGCAGTCAACAAAATAATCAACCTGTAAAAGAGCAATGAGGAAGTTTTAAGTCTTTCAAGTAAAAGCATTCATCAGGTTGCTCGTTGGTGTTATTGTATTCgttaaaaggaaaagaatgAGATTGTTACATTATCTTGAGTCCAGCTATCAGATGCGAGTTCCCGAGCTTTCTCTAGGTTGATTTCACAGCTTCCATCTTGCCAATTCCAAACACTAGAACAGAGTAAACCGATTAGAGACGGTGCAATTAACAGA
The sequence above is drawn from the Camelina sativa cultivar DH55 chromosome 4, Cs, whole genome shotgun sequence genome and encodes:
- the LOC104783362 gene encoding uncharacterized protein LOC104783362; the protein is MAGATDLGCGDDRRIGDQSEGGCGPGKRGNDEDGSPTPVEVSCSICLELVLDDGTRSKAKLQCGHLFHLDCIGSAFNMKGAMQCPNCRNVEKGQWLYANGSTRPLPDFSFEDWIPEEDLYGLTYPEMQYRVHWCPFGELAQAGSFEELEPATTTTYHNDFHGHHAAAVNHSYLAYVGPGPRTSENNNNTDDHPSWISHPNDHFHQLAVAPQYHHHHHSPSFSLPGAHVVDGENDSSAARGISYPHPFLFSHRSNQRTSPSPAINSHQGSSNQMREHLHTQHHHVFNHPRQHHANGPTLASPLISVSRRGGLPAPPPPMQDQNVGFFVYPPPGGHLEPETDQFHGWERDWFPHFPVPSNHRAISSLWPRHY
- the LOC104783361 gene encoding putative indole-3-acetic acid-amido synthetase GH3.9 isoform X3, whose product is MYLNFVKAETSTPCGIPIRAVLTSYYKSKHFQCRPYDPFNDLTSPIQTILCEDSNQSMYCQLLAALIQRHKVMRLGAVFASAFLRAISYLEQKWSELCEDIRSGRLNPMITDPGCQTAMSSLLTSPNPELASEIEEICRGSSWKGILCQLWPKAKFIEAVVTGSMSQYIPALELFSQGKIPLVCPMYASSETYFGVNVEPLSKPSDVVFTLLPNMCYFEFIPLGKNGTLSFDLDDDEQERRRMIYQLIFV
- the LOC104783361 gene encoding putative indole-3-acetic acid-amido synthetase GH3.9 isoform X2, with product MYLNFVKAETSTPCGIPIRAVLTSYYKSKHFQCRPYDPFNDLTSPIQTILCEDSNQSMYCQLLAALIQRHKVMRLGAVFASAFLRAISYLEQKWSELCEDIRSGRLNPMITDPGCQTAMSSLLTSPNPELASEIEEICRGSSWKGILCQLWPKAKFIEAVVTGSMSQYIPALELFSQGKIPLVCPMYASSETYFGVNVEPLSKPSDVVFTLLPNMCYFEFIPLGKNGTLSFDLDDDEQERRRMIYQLIFV
- the LOC104783361 gene encoding putative indole-3-acetic acid-amido synthetase GH3.9 isoform X1, with product MYLNFVKAETSTPCGIPIRAVLTSYYKSKHFQCRPYDPFNDLTSPIQTILCEDSNQSMYCQLLAALIQRHKVMRLGAVFASAFLRAISYLEQKWSELCEDIRSGRLNPMITDPGCQTAMSSLLTSPNPELASEIEEICRGSSWKGILCQLWPKAKFIEAVVTGSMSQYIPALELFSQGKIPLVCPMYASSETYFGVNVEPLSKPSDVVFTLLPNMCYFEFIPLGKNGTLSFDLDDDEQERRRMIYQLIFV
- the LOC104783359 gene encoding dol-P-Man:Man(5)GlcNAc(2)-PP-Dol alpha-1,3-mannosyltransferase-like isoform X3; its protein translation is MAGASSPASLRASRSGRHGKDTVRSDLFKSPTIPFVFALILSDAILVALIIAYVPYTKIDWDAYMSQILFGVLYIVNLAIVLFIYVKTDVVPWWALSLLCLSKRIHSIFVLRLFNDCFAMTLLHASVALFLYRKWHLGMVVFSGAVSVKMNVLLYAPPLLLLLLKAMNIVGVVSALAGAALVQILVGLPFLITYPVSYITNAFDLGRVFIHFWSVNFKFVAERLFVSKEFAVCLLIVHLCLLAAFANYKWCKHEGGIIGFMRSRHFFLTLPSSLSFSDASASGIPTKEHIVTAMFVGNFIGIVCARSLHYQFYSWYFYSLPYLLWRTLFPTWLRLVLFVSIELCWNVYPSTPASSGLLMCLHLTTLMGLWFAPSDNPYQVKEDKNSQRHKKHISANLGLLKHVFSVRNVLKKKTLQAARDILVVPISTFFSLADPVSNS
- the LOC104783359 gene encoding dol-P-Man:Man(5)GlcNAc(2)-PP-Dol alpha-1,3-mannosyltransferase-like isoform X1 translates to MAGASSPASLRASRSGRHGKDTVRSDLFKSPTIPFVFALILSDAILVALIIAYVPYTKIDWDAYMSQVSGFLGGERDYGNLKGDTGPLVYPAGFLYVYSAVQSLTGGQVYPAQILFGVLYIVNLAIVLFIYVKTDVVPWWALSLLCLSKRIHSIFVLRLFNDCFAMTLLHASVALFLYRKWHLGMVVFSGAVSVKMNVLLYAPPLLLLLLKAMNIVGVVSALAGAALVQILVGLPFLITYPVSYITNAFDLGRVFIHFWSVNFKFVAERLFVSKEFAVCLLIVHLCLLAAFANYKWCKHEGGIIGFMRSRHFFLTLPSSLSFSDASASGIPTKEHIVTAMFVGNFIGIVCARSLHYQFYSWYFYSLPYLLWRTLFPTWLRLVLFVSIELCWNVYPSTPASSGLLMCLHLTTLMGLWFAPSDNPYQVKEDKNSQRHKKHISANLGLLKHVFSVRNVLKKKTLQAARDILVVPISTFFSLADPVSNS
- the LOC104783359 gene encoding dol-P-Man:Man(5)GlcNAc(2)-PP-Dol alpha-1,3-mannosyltransferase-like isoform X2, translated to MAGASSPASLRASRSGRHGKDTVRSDLFKSPTIPFVFALILSDAILVALIIAYVPYTKIDWDAYMSQVSGFLGGERDYGNLKGDTGPLVYPAGFLYVYSAVQSLTGGQVYPAQILFGVLYIVNLAIVLFIYVKTDVVPWWALSLLCLSKRIHSIFVLRLFNDCFAMTLLHASVALFLYRKWHLGMVVFSGAVSVKMNVLLYAPPLLLLLLKAMNIVGVVSALAGAALVQILVGLPFLITYPVSYITNAFDLGRVFIHFWSVNFKFVAERLFVSKEFAVCLLIVHLCLLAAFANYKWCKHEGGIIGFMRSRHFFLTLPSSLSFSDASASGIPTKEHIVTAMFVGNFIGIVCARSLHYQFYSWYFYSLPYLLWRTLFPTWLRLVLFVSIELCWNVYPSTPASSGLLMCLHLTTLMGLWFAPSDNPYQVKEDKNSQRHKKHM
- the LOC104783363 gene encoding translocator protein homolog, which gives rise to MDSQDIRYRGGDDRDAATTAMAETERKHADDNKGKLDQKRAMAKRGLKSLTVAIAAPVLVTLFATFSLGTSDGYGNRARSSSWIPPLWLLHTTCLASSGLMGLAAWLVWVDGGFHKKPNALYLYLAQFLLCLLWDPVTFRLGSGIAGLPVWLGQSAALFGCYRAFSEISPVAGNLVKPCLAWAAFVAAVNVKLAIA
- the LOC104783366 gene encoding REF/SRPP-like protein At2g47780; translated protein: MAEDEIVVEEEQSPEEVVAPPSDLPSSSPSFVVEEDDDMKLKHLEFIQVAAVYFALCFSTLYEFAKDNAGPLKLGVENIEASVQTVLSPLYDKFHDVPFKLLLFVDRKVDDVFFDVEPYVPSLVKQASSQALTVATEVQRAGVVDTTKNIARSVREKYEPVAEHYAVTLWRLLNQVPLFPEIAQLVIPTAFYWSEKYNDAVRYAGDRDYYVAEYLPMIPIEKISDIMEQDQCRADYLY